The Impatiens glandulifera chromosome 8, dImpGla2.1, whole genome shotgun sequence genome includes a window with the following:
- the LOC124911239 gene encoding receptor-like protein 7, with the protein MRMQLFSLPFIIQILLIFITTIKVAAQCRSDQQSSLIQLKNELTFNSSLSSKLPTWNQTTDCCQWLGIGCDLNGRVIVLDLNGEMISGGINQTSSLFSLQFLQRLNLANNRFNSAQIPSGVGNLIELRYLNLSSCGLTGQIPIELSRLTRLVVLDLSSLYFAGLESLKLENPNLMMFVRNMTVLKELYLDGVNISASGNEWGQAISSSLPNLEVLSMSNCYLAGPIDHSLMNLTFLSIIRLDQNNLSTNVPDFIADFRNLTVLRLSSCNLNGTFPEKILKAPTLQILDLTTNAKLHGSLPEFPDNGSLQNLKLSYTNISGQLPNSTGKLMNLSRIELSNCNFSGDIPTSMGKLAKLVYLDLSWNSFSGPIPSFQICKNLTYMDLSQNSLSGSVPSSYFDGLEKLVNIDWRNNLFNGTVPTSLFSIPSLQKIQLSNNQFGDQITEFFNPNSSLDTLDLSNNNVQGPIPNSFFQFRSLNVLSLSYNNFSGHLKLEEMATNFPNLTRLELSCNNLSIDANFSNDSFPMLTVLKLASSKLNQFPNLRNRSRINILDLSDNEIDGEIPNWLWNVSSLRQLNLSANFLVGMQKPYAISTSLSILDLHLNKLSGEIPIVPASIIYLDCSSNNLESSLPDEIGNSLLFANFFSLARNRLSGVIPMSICNATNLMVLDLFTNEFNGSIPSCLIEKNSMSLGVLNLGNNRLTGSITGNFPEKCVLKTLDLNGNLLEGKVPISLANCKDLEVLNLGNNKMIDNYPCFLKNSSSLRVLVLRRNNFHGNISCYHTGVTNTTWEKLQIVDLALNNFTGIIPAKCFSSWKGMANSVDGEKTDLDHLRFEFMKLNRFYYQDTVTVTNKGLQMELVKILTVFTSVDFSGNQLEGEIPSTVGDMKALYVLNLSHNALTGQIPSVIGNLTQLGSLDLSNNSLSGNIPLQLLDLTFLSVLNLSYNKLTGMIPYSRQFLTFSETSFLGNPGLCGIVLNVSCSTKLSPSNNTSDKRSFLRIRFDWQFIFTGMGFGIGSGLIVGVLFFCKPTSRWCDKHVEKFAMFIIACLGLKKKSEKCFEEMLYDDHDETDDSDEDIQDGEISERRYCIFCTRLDSNRKNVIHNPQCCCHDKRTSVYSFSSSTTSSS; encoded by the coding sequence ATGAGAATGCAACTATTTTCATTGCCTTTCATCATACAAATCCTCTTAATCTTCATTACTACAATTAAAGTCGCTGCCCAATGTCGGAGCGACCAACAATCTTCATTAATCCAACTCAAGAATGAGCTAACATTCAATTCCTCTCTCTCAAGCAAGCTGCCAACTTGGAATCAAACCACCGATTGTTGTCAATGGTTAGGGATCGGTTGCGATTTAAATGGTCGAGTCATTGTTCTCGACTTGAACGGTGAAATGATCTCCGGTGGAATCAATCAGACTAGCAGTCTCTTCAGTCTTCAGTTCCTCCAACGGTTAAATTTGGCTAACAACAGATTTAATTCGGCTCAAATTCCATCTGGGGTCGGAAATTTGATTGAATTAAGGTATTTGAATCTATCCAGTTGTGGGTTAACTGGGCAAATACCAATCGAGTTATCGCGTTTGACGAGGTTGGTTGTTCTGGATCTTTCTTCCCTTTACTTTGCTGGACTTGAATCATTAAAACTGGAAAATCCCAATTTAATGATGTTTGTTCGGAACATGACAGTACTTAAAGAACTGTATCTTGATGGTGTGAATATCTCAGCCTCAGGAAATGAATGGGGGCAGGCCATTTCCTCATCGTTGCCTAATCTGGAAGTATTAAGCATGTCCAACTGTTACCTCGCCGGACCGATTGATCATTCTCTTATGAATCTAACGTTCCTATCCATTATCCGGCTGGATCAGAATAACCTGTCCACAAATGTTCCAGATTTCATTGCGGATTTCAGGAATTTGACGGTTCTGCGACTTAGTTCTTGTAACTTGAATGGGACATTTCCAGAAAAGATTCTTAAGGCTCCAACGCTTCAAATTTTGGACTTAACAACCAACGCTAAGCTTCATGGGTCATTACCGGAATTTCCTGATAATGGCTCTCTACAGAATCTAAAACTGAGTTATACAAATATTTCTGGTCAGCTGCCTAATTCAACTGGGAAGTTGATGAATCTGTCTAGAATAGAGCTTTCTAACTGCAATTTCAGTGGAGATATACCGACTTCAATGGGGAAACTTGCCAAACTAGTTTACTTGGACTTGTCATGGAACTCATTTTCTGGGCCGATCCCATCTTTTCAAATCTGCAAGAATCTCACCTACATGGACCTATCTCAAAACTCACTTTCAGGTTCAGTTCCTTCGTCGTACTTTGATGGCCTTGAGAAACTTGTGAACATTGATTGGAGAAACAATTTGTTCAATGGGACTGTTCCAACGTCATTGTTTTCTATCCCATCCTTGCAGAAAATTCAGCTTTCGAACAACCAGTTTGGTGATCAAATTACtgaattttttaatccaaactCCAGTCTAGATACCTTGGATCTGAGTAATAATAATGTGCAAGGCCCTATTCCAAATTCTTTCTTCCAATTTAGAAGTCTCAACGTCCTATCACTCTCCTACAACAACTTCAGTGGTCACTTGAAGCTTGAAGAAATGGCAACGAATTTCCCAAACCTTACACGACTAGAGTTGTCGTGTAACAACTTGTCAATTGATGCCAATTTCAGTAATGATAGTTTTCCGATGCTGACAGTGCTGAAATTGGCTTCTTCAAAGCTGAACCAATTCCCTAATCTAAGAAACCGGTCAAGAATTAACATTCTTGATCTTTCAGATAATGAGATTGATGGGGAAATACCAAACTGGTTATGGAATGTCAGCTCTCTTCGTCAACTAAATCTTTCTGCTAATTTTCTTGTGGGAATGCAGAAGCCTTATGCTATTTCTACCAGTCTTTCGATCCTGGATCTGCATTTAAATAAGCTGAGTGGTGAGATACCAATTGTACCGGCATCTATAATCTACTTGGATTGTTCCAGCAATAATTTGGAATCTTCTCTTCCGGATGAAATAGGCAATAGCCTTTTATTTGCTAATTTCTTCTCGCTTGCGAGGAACCGTCTGAGTGGAGTTATTCCTATGTCAATATGCAACGCGACAAACCTTATGGTTCTTGATTTGTTCACTAACGAATTCAATGGGAGCATACCTAGTTGTTTGATTGAGAAGAACAGTATGTCTCTTGGAGTATTGAATTTAGGGAATAACCGTCTCACTGGCTCTATAACAGGAAATTTCCCAGAAAAATGTGTTCTGAAGACGCTGGACTTGAATGGCAACCTTTTGGAAGGGAAAGTTCCGATATCTCTGGCCAATTGCAAAGATTTAGAAGTCTTAAATCTTGGCAATAACAAGATGATCGATAACTACCCCTGTTTTCTGAAAAACTCTTCTAGCTTGCGTGTTCTTGTTCTGAGACGAAACAATTTTCATGGAAATATCAGCTGTTATCATACAGGTGTTACTAATACGACTTGGGAAAAGCTGCAAATAGTGGATCTTGCTTTAAACAATTTCACTGGTATTATACCTGCAAAATGTTTCTCAAGCTGGAAAGGAATGGCAAACAGTGTTGATGGTGAAAAGACAGATCTCGACCATTTGCGTTTCGAGTTCATGAAACTCAATCGCTTCTATTATCAAGACACAGTGACAGTTACCAACAAAGGGTTACAAATGGAGCTGGTCAAGATCTTGACAGTATTTACTTCCGTTGATTTCTCAGGAAACCAATTAGAGGGAGAGATACCTTCAACTGTAGGAGATATGAAAGCGCTCTATGTTCTCAACTTATCTCACAATGCCCTGACTGGTCAGATACCATCAGTAATAGGAAATTTGACGCAGCTCGGTTCTCTTGATCTGTCAAATAATAGTCTTAGTGGGAATATACCGTTACAGCTTCTGGATCTTACGTTTCTATCGGTCCTAAACCTATCTTACAACAAACTTACAGGAATGATCCCATATAGCAGACAATTCCTAACATTCTCTGAAACTTCTTTCCTCGGGAATCCAGGATTATGTGGAATTGTCCTCAATGTATCTTGCAGCACAAAACTATCCCCATCCAACAACACATCAGATAAAAGATCATTTCTGCGGATAAGATTTGATTGGCAATTCATATTTACAGGGATGGGATTCGGAATAGGGTCAGGATTGATTGTGGGTGTTCTCTTTTTCTGCAAGCCTACTAGTAGATGGTGCGACAAACACGTTGAGAAGTTTGCCATGTTTATTATTGCATGTTTGGGATTGAAGAAGAAATCAGAGAAATGCTTTGAGGAAATGTTGTATGATGATCATGATGAGACGGATGATTCTGACGAAGATATTCAAGATGGTGAGATTTCTGAGAGACGGTATTGCATTTTCTGTACAAGACTCGATAGTAATCGGAAAAATGTCATACATAATCCACAATGTTGTTGCCATGACAAGAGAACATCTGTCTACTCTTTCTCTTCTTccacaacttcttcttcttga